A single region of the Fimbriimonadaceae bacterium genome encodes:
- a CDS encoding TIGR00282 family metallophosphoesterase gives MSTYRVLFIGDVVGKPGRRALEEFLPGLVDDLDPLFVIVNGENAAAGVGITSDIADDFLKLGVDAITLGNHAFQKRDVHDYLNTNKPIVRPYNAHRNSPGRGVCTVTKGDIQLAVINICGRVFLDGYDDPFAAIDEILPTLETSHILVDFHAEATSEKIAFGYHLDGRASMVLGTHTHVTTADERILPNGTAVITDVGMTGPPNGVLGMDRGIILRRFLTGLPERFEVASGSGVICGVIVDVERVTGRAVAIQRVRREDVER, from the coding sequence ATGAGCACTTATCGCGTTCTGTTTATTGGGGATGTTGTTGGCAAGCCGGGACGTCGGGCGTTAGAGGAGTTCCTACCGGGGCTTGTCGACGATCTCGACCCCCTTTTTGTGATTGTCAACGGTGAGAACGCTGCGGCAGGGGTGGGCATCACTTCCGACATTGCAGACGACTTTTTAAAGCTGGGAGTGGATGCGATCACACTCGGCAATCACGCTTTCCAAAAGCGCGATGTTCATGACTATTTGAACACAAACAAGCCGATTGTGCGGCCCTATAACGCGCATCGAAACAGTCCTGGGCGGGGAGTCTGCACTGTTACAAAAGGAGATATCCAGCTTGCGGTCATCAATATCTGCGGTCGGGTCTTCCTTGATGGCTACGACGATCCGTTTGCTGCGATCGACGAAATCCTGCCTACCCTTGAGACGTCTCACATTTTGGTTGACTTTCACGCAGAAGCCACCAGCGAGAAAATCGCTTTTGGATATCACTTGGATGGACGCGCAAGTATGGTTCTCGGAACGCATACTCACGTAACCACCGCCGACGAGCGGATTCTCCCTAACGGGACCGCAGTGATAACGGATGTAGGCATGACAGGCCCACCAAACGGTGTTCTTGGCATGGATCGAGGGATTATTCTGAGGCGGTTCTTAACCGGATTGCCCGAACGATTTGAGGTTGCAAGCGGAAGTGGTGTAATCTGTGGAGTAATTGTCGACGTCGAAAGAGTCACAGGGCGCGCTGTTGCGATCCAACGGGTGCGCCGAGAAGACGTTGAGAGGTAA
- the sigH gene encoding RNA polymerase sporulation sigma factor SigH: protein MQDEEVVSLARSGNPIATEFLITRYRPLVENKARAYFVIGADHDDVIQEGMIGLFKAIRDFREDRLSKFRPFAELCVTRQIITAVKTATRQKHVPLNGYVSLNRAMGDEPTDGSLLDILPDQKADSPTVDVLCEKLPRNLHEAVRNILSELERSVLRCYLEGMSYREMSSELQCHTKSIDNALQRVKRKIGVMMQD, encoded by the coding sequence ATGCAGGATGAGGAGGTCGTTTCGCTTGCTCGGAGCGGCAATCCCATTGCGACCGAGTTTCTGATTACTCGGTACCGTCCGCTTGTCGAAAACAAAGCCCGCGCTTACTTCGTTATCGGGGCTGACCACGATGATGTGATTCAGGAAGGAATGATTGGGCTGTTTAAAGCCATTCGGGACTTCCGCGAGGATCGCCTCAGCAAGTTCCGACCGTTTGCCGAACTTTGCGTCACCCGGCAGATCATTACCGCAGTGAAAACCGCCACACGGCAGAAACATGTGCCCCTGAACGGTTATGTCTCGCTAAATCGAGCAATGGGAGACGAGCCTACCGATGGCTCTTTGCTGGACATTCTGCCCGACCAGAAAGCCGATTCGCCCACGGTTGATGTCCTGTGTGAGAAGTTGCCGAGAAACTTGCATGAAGCCGTGCGAAACATCCTTAGTGAGCTTGAGAGAAGCGTACTGAGATGCTACTTGGAAGGGATGTCGTACCGAGAGATGAGCTCGGAGTTGCAGTGTCACACCAAGTCGATCGACAATGCTTTGCAGCGAGTAAAGCGAAAGATCGGCGTGATGATGCAAGATTAA
- a CDS encoding phosphatidate cytidylyltransferase: MKTRVLTALALIPVVLAAVFVAHPLPLGLLLIAVSWIASAEIGSVASEKGEKPLLGPLCVLAAVVGLTAQAFDLIDLQLLNMEIAWVGTCLGLTIIGAAALTSQKPEKSSRLAIEFSSLWVAAPLCSLLALHSSAYGGSLWNCKSTILIPLFALWAGDSAAILAGKYLGKHLLAPKISPKKTVEGAVANFIFCILGAMLGGYIAGIPMVWSAVCGAAAGVFGQAGDLFQSAWKRKFDKKDSGSLLPGHGGILDRIDSLLFTAPVVALIITIYYWNTIVR; encoded by the coding sequence TTGAAAACTCGAGTATTGACCGCCCTTGCCCTTATTCCTGTCGTTTTGGCGGCGGTCTTTGTCGCGCATCCCTTGCCTCTTGGGCTTTTGCTGATTGCAGTGTCCTGGATTGCCTCGGCGGAGATAGGGAGTGTGGCGAGCGAGAAGGGGGAGAAACCACTCTTAGGTCCACTTTGTGTTTTGGCTGCCGTTGTGGGACTGACAGCACAAGCGTTTGACTTGATAGACTTGCAGCTTTTAAATATGGAAATTGCCTGGGTGGGCACTTGCCTTGGTTTGACCATCATCGGAGCTGCCGCACTGACCAGTCAAAAGCCGGAAAAATCCAGCCGCTTAGCTATTGAATTTAGTTCCCTATGGGTGGCGGCACCCTTATGCTCCCTGCTGGCCCTCCACTCCTCAGCCTATGGAGGATCGCTCTGGAACTGTAAGTCGACGATTCTGATCCCGCTTTTTGCCCTTTGGGCGGGCGATTCGGCGGCTATCCTTGCCGGAAAGTATCTTGGGAAGCATCTCTTGGCTCCCAAGATCTCTCCTAAGAAAACGGTTGAGGGCGCTGTCGCCAACTTCATCTTCTGCATTCTGGGGGCGATGCTGGGCGGGTATATCGCTGGCATCCCAATGGTGTGGAGCGCGGTGTGTGGAGCGGCGGCGGGAGTCTTCGGACAGGCAGGCGATCTCTTTCAGAGTGCATGGAAGCGGAAGTTTGATAAGAAGGACAGCGGCTCTCTGCTCCCAGGCCACGGCGGAATTCTGGACCGAATTGATTCCTTGCTCTTCACGGCCCCGGTTGTGGCGCTGATAATCACGATCTACTATTGGAACACGATTGTACGGTAA
- a CDS encoding ATP-binding cassette domain-containing protein, giving the protein MPAIVVQDLCKTYVSHKKLPGVGGAIKSLFTREKTEVKAVVDVSFEIEQGEMVGFLGPNGAGKTTTLKMLSGILYPTSGKAEVFGFTPFDRKPEMLKQIAIVMGNKQQLWWDLPAWDSFVVLKELYEVSDADFKRRVDRLIEELQISGKVNTQVRKLSLGERMKCELVAALLHAPRVVFLDEPTLGLDVVSQKRIREFLKELHKQDGSTVLLTSHYMQDVEELCKRVIVIDHGELVFEGTLDGLTKQFSNTRKLRLTFGSAVSSDALNALGCVVESDETSALLEIPPDKMATVTAQALQTLPVADIAIQEVDIEDVIRELFSQKR; this is encoded by the coding sequence ATGCCTGCGATCGTCGTTCAAGACTTGTGCAAGACCTACGTCTCGCACAAAAAGCTGCCCGGTGTGGGCGGGGCGATCAAGAGCCTTTTTACCCGTGAAAAGACTGAGGTTAAGGCGGTTGTTGACGTCTCCTTTGAGATCGAGCAAGGCGAGATGGTTGGGTTCCTCGGACCGAACGGGGCAGGCAAAACAACAACGCTAAAGATGCTTTCCGGGATCCTCTATCCCACTTCTGGCAAGGCGGAGGTGTTCGGCTTCACTCCTTTTGACCGCAAGCCCGAAATGCTCAAGCAGATTGCAATTGTGATGGGCAACAAGCAGCAGCTGTGGTGGGACCTGCCCGCCTGGGACAGCTTTGTGGTGCTAAAGGAGCTCTATGAGGTTAGCGATGCCGACTTCAAACGCCGAGTAGACCGGCTGATTGAGGAGCTGCAGATATCCGGCAAGGTGAATACACAGGTTCGAAAACTGAGTCTGGGCGAGCGGATGAAGTGTGAGTTGGTGGCCGCTCTTCTCCATGCACCGAGGGTCGTTTTCCTTGACGAACCGACTCTGGGACTGGATGTCGTCAGTCAAAAGCGCATTCGGGAATTCCTTAAGGAGTTGCACAAGCAGGATGGCAGCACGGTCTTGCTTACAAGCCACTATATGCAGGATGTGGAGGAGCTTTGTAAGCGGGTAATCGTCATTGACCATGGTGAACTGGTCTTTGAGGGCACGCTGGATGGACTTACCAAGCAGTTTTCTAACACACGAAAGTTGCGACTGACGTTCGGGTCGGCCGTATCTTCCGATGCTCTGAATGCGCTTGGGTGTGTTGTGGAGTCGGACGAAACGTCGGCTTTACTTGAGATTCCGCCCGATAAGATGGCCACGGTCACGGCTCAAGCTTTGCAAACACTTCCGGTTGCGGATATAGCGATTCAGGAAGTGGATATTGAGGATGTGATTCGGGAGCTGTTTAGTCAGAAGCGGTGA
- a CDS encoding S-layer homology domain-containing protein — protein sequence MLSITVAALTIALQSSPFPDVPANHWASPAVQNLKDAGILRGYPNGNFNDPHDRTPIKARISGFLNQTAAEGLWFRPTTLTGQRSPGSRYEAAVVVRMLLDNWSKLLAQEPPDGSLRKLLGHTGNFKFWIKELRQEFLDLDDNLEVLLVKLQDLHDRTKARIGK from the coding sequence ATGCTATCCATCACCGTCGCCGCCCTAACCATTGCGCTTCAAAGCAGCCCCTTCCCCGACGTCCCCGCCAACCACTGGGCCTCGCCCGCTGTCCAGAACCTAAAGGACGCTGGCATTCTGCGAGGCTATCCGAACGGCAACTTTAACGATCCTCATGATCGAACGCCAATCAAGGCAAGGATAAGCGGTTTTCTCAATCAGACAGCGGCGGAGGGGTTATGGTTCAGACCAACAACCCTCACGGGCCAAAGGAGCCCAGGGAGCCGATATGAGGCGGCGGTAGTTGTCCGCATGCTTCTTGACAACTGGAGCAAACTTCTCGCCCAAGAGCCACCAGACGGTAGCCTGCGAAAACTCCTTGGACACACGGGCAATTTCAAGTTCTGGATTAAGGAGCTTCGCCAAGAATTCTTGGACCTCGACGATAATCTTGAGGTTCTGCTTGTCAAGCTACAGGATCTCCACGACCGCACGAAAGCTCGGATTGGCAAGTAG
- the rlmN gene encoding 23S rRNA (adenine(2503)-C(2))-methyltransferase RlmN — MADAKPALIGMDRNELTELVTNDDALGGHKAAKMRASQLAKWIYAKAVDDFDQMTDLPATVRERLKEAYRVSPLTVATHRTSTDKVQKLLVHNGDDQVYECVLLPYQDRVSCCLSSQVGCPMGCTFCATGLGGFDRNLSAGEIVGQYLLLQKISKDRISHVVFMGMGEPLLNLAGVLKTLTLMHEEIGLSYRHITISTVGIVPKIRELAKEKLPIHLALSLHSPIDEIRDRLMPVNHKWRVQEVVQEMRDYHHSTGRKVTFEYLLLSELTDTPEQARELAKLVQGLPCVVNVIPFNWVATEEDFKRPSRERVRAFKQELKNRGVNVTERMERGHDIAAACGQLAGQHKGKFARRDQPSALPLLS, encoded by the coding sequence ATGGCTGACGCCAAGCCTGCCTTGATCGGCATGGACCGGAATGAGCTGACCGAGCTTGTCACAAACGACGACGCGCTGGGTGGGCACAAGGCTGCCAAAATGCGGGCGTCTCAGCTTGCAAAATGGATTTATGCGAAGGCCGTTGACGACTTCGACCAGATGACAGACTTGCCTGCTACCGTTCGTGAAAGACTGAAGGAGGCGTATCGGGTGAGTCCGCTGACGGTGGCGACGCACAGGACATCCACGGACAAGGTGCAGAAGCTTCTCGTTCACAACGGGGACGACCAGGTTTACGAGTGCGTTCTTCTGCCCTACCAAGACCGCGTCAGCTGTTGTCTTTCAAGTCAAGTGGGTTGTCCGATGGGCTGCACCTTTTGCGCCACCGGCCTCGGCGGATTCGACCGCAATCTGAGCGCTGGAGAGATCGTCGGGCAGTATCTGCTGCTTCAAAAAATCTCCAAGGACCGCATCTCCCACGTCGTCTTTATGGGCATGGGCGAACCGCTGTTAAACCTCGCTGGTGTACTCAAAACCCTGACGCTGATGCACGAAGAGATCGGTCTGAGCTATCGACACATCACTATCTCCACGGTCGGCATCGTTCCCAAGATTCGTGAGCTCGCCAAGGAAAAACTGCCGATTCACCTCGCCCTTAGTCTGCACTCCCCTATTGACGAGATACGCGACCGCCTCATGCCCGTCAATCATAAGTGGCGGGTGCAGGAAGTTGTGCAAGAGATGCGCGACTACCACCACTCCACAGGACGCAAAGTGACCTTCGAGTACCTGCTTCTATCCGAACTCACCGACACACCCGAGCAGGCTAGGGAGTTAGCAAAGCTTGTTCAGGGCCTGCCGTGTGTGGTGAATGTGATCCCATTCAACTGGGTCGCGACCGAGGAAGATTTCAAACGCCCTTCGCGCGAGCGCGTGCGAGCCTTCAAGCAGGAGCTTAAGAATCGGGGTGTGAATGTGACCGAGCGTATGGAGCGCGGGCACGACATCGCGGCAGCGTGCGGCCAGCTCGCTGGTCAGCACAAGGGCAAGTTCGCGAGGAGGGATCAACCATCCGCATTGCCGCTCTTGTCGTGA
- the lptC gene encoding LPS export ABC transporter periplasmic protein LptC, producing MLALGLIGGCGKPSKGKDGGKQSGSKKEEPPESRRINSGPGNMTRSSETNRGTKLWHIEWQSVQLALSDDQAMGGSMKTVTGIMYKDGADASTFDAEGADADKETNTLKLWGKVTVRSKEHQATLTCEKLTWHADRGVLEASGVVTVVYKDYTLGPFERLLCSPELQYVSTPDLFKEPK from the coding sequence ATGCTGGCTTTGGGCCTGATCGGGGGCTGTGGCAAGCCGTCAAAGGGCAAGGATGGCGGCAAGCAATCGGGCTCTAAGAAGGAGGAACCGCCGGAGTCTCGACGGATCAACAGCGGTCCGGGGAATATGACTCGGTCTTCCGAAACGAATCGCGGAACGAAGCTTTGGCATATCGAGTGGCAGTCGGTGCAGCTCGCGCTCTCGGACGATCAGGCGATGGGCGGTTCGATGAAGACCGTCACCGGGATTATGTATAAAGATGGGGCCGATGCCAGCACCTTTGACGCAGAGGGCGCAGACGCGGACAAAGAGACTAACACTCTGAAACTATGGGGCAAAGTAACCGTCCGCTCCAAGGAGCATCAAGCCACACTCACTTGCGAGAAGCTAACCTGGCATGCTGACCGAGGCGTCTTGGAGGCGTCTGGAGTCGTCACCGTAGTGTATAAGGATTACACGCTTGGTCCTTTCGAGCGCTTGCTTTGCTCGCCAGAATTGCAGTACGTTTCCACACCGGACCTTTTTAAGGAGCCCAAATGA
- a CDS encoding RecX family transcriptional regulator codes for MKPLPNVAGDAEKALLKALRMLKAADKLSAEVEKRLLGAGFSAETTALTLQTLREGNLIDDLRTVEQAIKRMSERRGLGKERVRAELVARGAEEALVDSCLAAVTEENDAERALALLRSKPEKDTPAKAARFLISRGFSEDIVREAVEAHFGGGFEG; via the coding sequence ATGAAACCGTTGCCGAATGTAGCTGGAGATGCAGAGAAGGCGCTGTTGAAGGCGCTGCGCATGCTCAAGGCTGCGGACAAGCTGTCGGCGGAGGTTGAGAAGCGGCTGTTGGGGGCGGGTTTCTCCGCGGAAACCACAGCTCTCACCCTGCAGACCCTTCGGGAAGGCAATCTGATTGACGATCTGCGGACCGTCGAGCAAGCAATCAAGCGTATGAGCGAACGGCGCGGGTTGGGGAAGGAGCGCGTCCGCGCCGAGCTTGTTGCCAGGGGGGCTGAGGAGGCGTTGGTTGACTCCTGCCTCGCTGCAGTGACCGAAGAGAATGACGCAGAGCGGGCTTTGGCGCTGCTCCGATCGAAGCCAGAGAAAGATACTCCTGCCAAAGCAGCAAGGTTCTTGATCTCGAGGGGCTTTTCAGAGGATATTGTTCGGGAGGCTGTTGAAGCTCACTTTGGAGGCGGGTTTGAGGGCTAA
- the recA gene encoding recombinase RecA gives MATERTMTRDISPDRERALDSALSQIEKAFGKGAIMRMGEGTKEPVPAISTGALSLDMALGVGGIPRGRITEIYGAESSGKTTIALHVIAEAQKAGGLALFVDVEHALDIEYARALGVDVDKLYISQPTSGEEALEIVDGMIKSGAIDIVVVDSVAALVPKSEIEGEMGDAFVGLQARLMSQGMRKLGGSISKSNTAAVFINQLREKIGVMYGNPETTPGGRALKFWSSIRLEVRRGDAIKVGADQIGARTKVKVVKNKVAPPFKLAEFDMIFGQGISRSGDLLDAAVLRGVVGKSGTYFNYGETRLGQGRDNARSFLEENPEIFAEINTKVRDIVKGERLMAKGSAVVSAEATEEE, from the coding sequence ATGGCAACCGAACGTACTATGACTCGTGATATTTCTCCGGACCGCGAACGCGCGCTTGATTCTGCGCTGAGCCAGATTGAAAAGGCCTTTGGAAAGGGCGCGATTATGCGCATGGGCGAAGGTACAAAGGAACCTGTCCCGGCTATCTCCACTGGCGCGCTGAGTTTAGACATGGCGCTCGGCGTTGGGGGCATCCCCCGCGGACGCATCACCGAGATTTATGGGGCGGAGTCGAGCGGAAAGACCACTATCGCTCTGCATGTGATCGCGGAGGCCCAGAAAGCTGGCGGATTGGCCCTTTTTGTGGACGTGGAGCACGCGCTGGACATCGAATATGCGCGGGCTTTGGGCGTTGACGTAGACAAGCTTTACATCTCTCAGCCCACCAGCGGCGAGGAAGCTCTTGAGATCGTGGATGGGATGATAAAGTCTGGGGCGATCGACATCGTGGTGGTGGACTCGGTGGCGGCATTGGTGCCGAAATCGGAGATTGAAGGCGAGATGGGCGACGCGTTTGTCGGTTTGCAGGCTCGTCTGATGTCCCAAGGGATGCGAAAATTGGGCGGTAGCATCAGCAAGTCGAACACGGCAGCGGTCTTTATTAACCAGCTACGTGAAAAGATCGGTGTGATGTACGGTAATCCAGAGACCACCCCTGGCGGACGCGCGCTCAAGTTCTGGTCATCGATTCGACTGGAGGTTCGACGTGGTGATGCGATCAAGGTCGGAGCCGATCAGATTGGTGCCCGCACCAAGGTCAAGGTCGTCAAAAATAAGGTCGCTCCGCCGTTTAAGCTTGCTGAATTTGACATGATCTTTGGGCAGGGCATCAGCCGTTCGGGCGATCTTCTCGATGCTGCGGTATTGCGTGGGGTCGTCGGGAAGTCAGGCACGTACTTTAACTACGGCGAGACTCGCCTTGGCCAGGGTCGCGACAACGCGAGGAGCTTCCTGGAGGAGAATCCGGAGATCTTTGCCGAGATCAACACCAAGGTCCGCGATATTGTTAAAGGCGAGCGTTTGATGGCCAAGGGATCGGCAGTTGTTTCAGCAGAAGCAACAGAAGAGGAATAG
- a CDS encoding extracellular solute-binding protein: MRKWLIPILLLLACISGAQESITIRMMASPAMGIPPKEATDPRSQARRAVFDEFHRQNPDIRVVNAGGLELTGDRAESGFLMSMAGDTAPDVFYVNFRQYYNFVDQGFCRPLNDLIAKDPESMARVNPLIMEVLESYDGKIYAVPWYQVAMALYYRRDHFLEAGLDPTKPPKNWEEFYTYAQRLTESKTGRYGFVFGQGSGSRAYWWINFVWQAGGEYVEPGERGYWKSALDSDEAAVALDFYRTLVMNKWTGKDGKQYGPVANIVGNINDEIRNGNVSMWFGYTNDVLLNMQDLNAALLGIAALPAGPAGRKNEINAGMWAINAAVKDPKRLGACWRFIKYFSGEEAARVNTEQFIQLGMGNLVSPVYLRKFGHDDLLGQVDPAYVRANEEIFQTGHPEPYGRNVQQVYVVVDNALDRAVLEKDIPAREILRDVSAEMNAKLLGYTPPDVLEKQRSVARIVLVTVFLIVAVWIAIAWRRASKRTEVFIERLPAGISRSSIRRFMFWCILPAGGSIIAWAYYPLLRGLVIAFQDYRIVKGTSWVGLDNFIAVFTYPIFWRSLLNSFLYVALTLIIGFFLPIFLALALNEIPRFKVFFRTVFYLPAMTSGIVIAFLWRQFYDKTEAGLLNTILAPFINGINWLFHKKMHLLSSDIPIANDWLGNPTLALFAVVLPGIWAAAGPGSILYLAALKNVPEERYEAADLDGAGWFKKIRYITFPALTPLILINLLGVFIAGFKAMENIFILTGGGPLYATHTIGLEIWTNAFMFLKFGYATAAAWVMGSILIGFTTMQIKHLVKMRFTAAKI; this comes from the coding sequence ATGCGCAAATGGCTGATCCCCATATTGCTTCTCCTGGCTTGCATTTCTGGGGCCCAGGAGTCGATCACCATTCGCATGATGGCAAGCCCAGCAATGGGCATCCCACCCAAAGAAGCCACCGACCCCCGCTCCCAAGCCCGGCGTGCGGTCTTCGACGAATTTCATCGCCAAAACCCTGACATCCGCGTCGTCAACGCTGGAGGTCTTGAACTCACCGGCGACCGCGCTGAAAGTGGATTCCTTATGTCCATGGCGGGGGACACCGCCCCCGACGTCTTTTATGTCAACTTCCGGCAGTACTACAACTTTGTCGATCAAGGGTTTTGCCGCCCGCTAAACGATCTCATCGCCAAGGACCCCGAAAGTATGGCGCGCGTGAACCCCCTCATCATGGAGGTTCTTGAAAGCTACGACGGCAAGATCTACGCGGTGCCGTGGTACCAGGTCGCGATGGCGCTCTACTACCGGCGCGACCACTTCCTCGAAGCGGGCCTCGACCCCACCAAACCGCCGAAAAACTGGGAGGAGTTCTACACCTACGCTCAGCGCCTTACCGAATCGAAAACAGGTCGCTACGGATTCGTTTTTGGGCAAGGCTCGGGAAGCCGGGCCTATTGGTGGATCAACTTCGTTTGGCAGGCCGGAGGAGAGTACGTCGAGCCCGGAGAACGGGGGTACTGGAAGTCAGCCCTGGATTCTGACGAAGCCGCCGTCGCCCTCGACTTTTACCGCACCCTGGTCATGAACAAGTGGACCGGGAAAGACGGCAAGCAGTACGGACCGGTCGCCAACATCGTCGGCAATATCAACGACGAAATACGTAACGGTAACGTATCGATGTGGTTCGGCTACACAAACGACGTTCTGCTGAACATGCAGGACCTCAACGCCGCCCTGCTTGGGATTGCCGCCCTTCCCGCCGGGCCTGCAGGCCGCAAAAACGAGATCAACGCGGGAATGTGGGCGATCAACGCGGCTGTGAAAGACCCTAAAAGGCTGGGGGCTTGCTGGCGATTCATCAAATACTTCTCTGGCGAAGAGGCCGCCCGCGTGAACACGGAGCAGTTTATTCAGCTAGGCATGGGCAACCTCGTCAGTCCCGTCTACCTCCGAAAATTCGGACACGACGATCTCCTTGGCCAGGTCGATCCCGCCTACGTTCGTGCCAACGAAGAGATTTTTCAAACGGGTCATCCCGAACCGTACGGGCGTAATGTTCAGCAAGTGTACGTCGTGGTCGACAACGCCCTCGATCGTGCAGTGCTCGAAAAAGACATACCAGCCAGGGAGATCCTGCGCGACGTCAGCGCCGAGATGAACGCAAAGCTGCTCGGCTACACTCCACCCGATGTCCTCGAAAAGCAGCGCAGCGTCGCCAGAATCGTCCTCGTCACTGTCTTCCTCATCGTCGCTGTTTGGATCGCTATCGCATGGCGAAGGGCAAGCAAGCGAACGGAGGTCTTCATCGAGAGGCTGCCAGCGGGAATCAGCCGTTCGAGCATCCGCCGGTTCATGTTCTGGTGCATTCTTCCGGCTGGTGGCAGCATCATCGCGTGGGCGTATTATCCGCTCTTGCGCGGGCTTGTCATCGCATTCCAGGATTACAGAATCGTAAAGGGCACGTCATGGGTCGGGCTCGACAATTTCATCGCCGTCTTCACCTACCCCATCTTTTGGCGCTCACTCCTCAATAGCTTTTTGTATGTTGCCCTCACGCTCATCATCGGCTTTTTCCTGCCGATTTTCCTCGCGCTCGCGCTCAACGAAATCCCGCGTTTCAAGGTCTTCTTCCGAACAGTTTTTTATCTGCCCGCGATGACCAGCGGCATCGTGATCGCCTTCCTATGGCGGCAGTTCTACGACAAGACCGAAGCTGGACTATTGAACACGATCCTCGCTCCGTTCATTAACGGCATCAATTGGCTCTTCCATAAAAAGATGCACCTTTTGAGTTCGGACATTCCCATCGCCAACGACTGGCTCGGCAATCCGACTTTGGCGCTGTTTGCCGTGGTGCTCCCCGGCATCTGGGCGGCGGCAGGGCCGGGCTCGATTCTCTACCTTGCCGCGCTTAAGAACGTCCCCGAAGAGCGCTACGAAGCCGCCGATCTCGATGGTGCGGGCTGGTTCAAGAAGATTCGGTACATCACATTCCCGGCGCTCACGCCGCTCATCCTCATCAATCTGCTCGGTGTTTTCATCGCAGGATTCAAAGCGATGGAGAACATCTTCATCCTCACGGGCGGTGGCCCGCTCTACGCCACGCACACGATCGGGCTGGAGATTTGGACCAACGCGTTCATGTTCCTCAAGTTCGGCTACGCCACGGCTGCAGCGTGGGTGATGGGCAGCATCCTGATTGGGTTTACCACTATGCAGATCAAGCATTTGGTGAAGATGCGGTTTACGGCTGCGAAGATTTAG
- a CDS encoding PKD domain-containing protein, producing the protein MTKIWTTIAFGAAAVGVFAQNPALYNPARTIEDQKISVRGWGSGSIAQTDELAYQGVYSIRISTRNFFQGGIITMNEPIDMKSAYADKNNLLRFTIRVADLNTTLGGGGTRGGGLGTSGGGGAGNAVGDDGGGGQGNRGSGAGSSGSTVSMPVTSLKNLRLIVTTTDGKKSEAYIAVNTSMTMDRGWLNIASPLKTITGLDKTNMQIKEIAISGDAVTTFYIGEIRVVNDTTPITGDIGQGDMNLALGDEVTFSARGFGGASILKYTWDFDAKDGIQVDAEGQAVKRKFRKAGTYTVTLTISDANGLKTPYKATIKVKVNP; encoded by the coding sequence ATGACAAAGATCTGGACAACAATAGCTTTTGGTGCAGCCGCCGTAGGTGTGTTTGCACAGAATCCTGCGCTTTATAACCCGGCACGCACGATTGAGGATCAGAAGATCTCGGTGCGAGGCTGGGGCAGCGGCAGCATCGCTCAAACGGATGAGCTCGCCTATCAGGGCGTTTACTCTATCCGCATTTCGACGCGCAACTTCTTCCAAGGTGGAATCATCACGATGAATGAGCCCATCGACATGAAGAGCGCCTATGCCGATAAGAATAACCTGCTGCGCTTCACGATCCGTGTGGCCGACCTGAACACAACGCTCGGCGGTGGCGGCACTCGTGGCGGCGGTTTGGGTACGAGCGGTGGCGGCGGAGCCGGTAACGCAGTTGGCGACGATGGCGGCGGCGGACAAGGCAACCGCGGCTCAGGCGCGGGCAGTTCGGGAAGCACGGTTTCAATGCCAGTGACTTCTCTCAAGAATTTGAGGCTCATCGTTACCACGACAGACGGTAAGAAGAGCGAAGCCTACATTGCCGTAAACACCAGTATGACGATGGATCGTGGCTGGCTGAACATAGCCTCCCCGCTGAAAACCATCACCGGGCTCGATAAGACCAATATGCAGATCAAAGAGATTGCGATCTCTGGCGATGCCGTCACTACCTTCTATATTGGCGAGATTCGAGTTGTTAACGACACAACGCCGATCACGGGTGATATCGGTCAAGGTGATATGAACCTGGCATTGGGCGACGAAGTGACATTCTCTGCACGCGGTTTTGGTGGTGCAAGCATTCTGAAGTACACGTGGGACTTCGATGCCAAAGACGGTATTCAAGTTGACGCGGAAGGACAAGCAGTTAAGCGTAAGTTCCGCAAAGCTGGCACGTATACCGTGACGCTCACTATCTCTGATGCGAATGGGCTGAAGACACCTTACAAGGCGACGATTAAAGTTAAAGTCAACCCGTAA